Proteins encoded together in one Salvelinus namaycush isolate Seneca chromosome 26, SaNama_1.0, whole genome shotgun sequence window:
- the LOC120021340 gene encoding leucine-rich repeat and fibronectin type-III domain-containing protein 4-like, whose product MATTPEAVTGLRKTTQTVVWLAVVTCSCVFSALLGPGVSAGETWGMVSICPFHCVCRNLSESLSTLCVNKGLLFVPPDIDRRTVELRLADNFILEVGRVDFANMSGLVELTLSRNTIHALKPLAFADLESLRSLHLDTNRLTVVGPKDLSGLTNLQHLIINNNQLTNVSTEAFDDFLQTLEDLDLSYNNLRKVPWEAIQNMASLHTLNLDHNLLDHIAEGSFGELYKLARLDMTSNRLQTLPPDPLFSRSQTGVVSPTPYNAVISLSFGGNPLHCNCELLWLRRLIRGDDMETCATPVHLAGRYFWSIPEEEFTCEPPLITRHSNKLWVLEGQRATLRCRAIGDPEPIIHWISPDDRIVANSSRVHSYYNGTLDVLVTRARDDGAYTCIAINAAGEATALIDLKIIPLPHRGNNTVPLTSPRGDPGSSDISSGRRGAGRNRKGDGGVVTVKNATEGESGDGDASEHLVGVLGATATSAQVRWVLGRATGPYLVWMYQIQYNCTADDALVYRILPPTSNAFLLKNLVSGADYSLCVLAIFDDGLSTLATTKVLGCTQFSTKEDFPECRSLQAHFLGGTLTIMVGGVIVVMLLVFTVAMMVRHRVCGDCRDEGHYPAHHHDNFLPSKGEVDVYAQTNGNGRVMMVALPKGILGQKAKPLPSKTKPQAKNKPRTTLDSDQLSGERKAEELGVRGKRFPPFTPESERVTLYYSPANTSQTLPHPRAHKARRHSGKLKLRRSEEREKDLDKMVGSRCSLDSGAQGEEGRLDDWRGDRPPLGRTRSCSFDVGEIATTTCYSYAKRLSVIWTRRSQSVHGMLVQCASTASSASSMGSDQQPPALTHGYLHAFNTSNSNSNTRVAAKAGDLEESVV is encoded by the exons ATGGCCACCACCCCAGAAGCAGTGACCGGTCTGAGGAAAACCACCCAG ACTGTAGTCTGGCTGGCCGTGGTGACCTGCTCCTGTGTGTTCTCTGCTCTGCTGGGCCCGGGCGTGTCCGCTGGAGAGACCTGGGGCATGGTCTCCATCTGTCCCTTCCACTGTGTGTGCCGAAACCTCTCAGAGTCTCTGAGCACGCTCTGTGTCAACAAGGGCCTGCTGTTCGTCCCTCCTGACATTGACCGGCGCACAGTGGAGCTCCGTCTGGCTGACAACTTCATCCTGGAGGTGGGCAGAGTGGACTTTGCCAACATGTCAGGCCTGGTAGAGCTAACTCTGTCCAGGAACACCATCCATGCCCTGAAACCTCTGGCCTTTGCTGACCTTGAGAGCCTGCGTTCACTCCACCTGGACACCAACCGGCTGACCGTGGTGGGGCCAAAAGACCTGTCCGGCCTGACTAACTTGCAGCacctcatcatcaacaacaaccagCTGACCAACGTCTCCACCGAGGCATTTGATGACTTCCTGCAGACGCTGGAGGATCTGGACCTGTCCTACAACAACCTGAGGAAGGTCCCCTGGGAGGCCATCCAGAACATGGCCAGCCTGCACACTCTCAACCTGGACCACAACCTCCTGGACCACATCGCCGAGGGATCCTTCGGAGAACTCTACAAGCTGGCTCGTCTCGACATGACGTCCAACCGGCTGCAGACTCTGCCCCCTGACCCCCTGTTCTCCCGCTCCCAGACAGGCGTGGTCAGCCCCACCCCCTACAACGCTGTCATCAGCCTGAGCTTCGGTGGGAACCCCCTgcactgtaactgtgagctgcTGTGGCTGAGGCGGCTGATCCGCGGGGACGACATGGAGACGTGCGCCACTCCCGTCCACCTGGCTGGGCGCTACTTCTGGTCCATTCCAGAAGAGGAGTTCACCTGTGAGCCTCCGCTCATCACACGCCACTCCAACAAGCTGTGGGTGCTGGAGGGCCAGAGGGCCACGCTGAGGTGCCGTGCCATTGGAGACCCAGAGCCAATCATCCACTGGATCTCCCCAGACGACCGCATCGTAGCCAACTCCAGCCGTGTGCACTCCTACTACAACGGAACCCTGGACGTGCTAGTGACCCGTGCCCGGGACGATGGGGCCTACACCTGCATTGCCATCAATGCTGCCGGGGAGGCTACGGCCCTGATAGACCTGAAGATCATCCCCCTCCCTCACCGTGGCAACAACACTGTCCCCCTAACCAGCCCCCGAGGGGACCCTGGGTCATCAGATATCTCCAGTGGGAGAAGAGGGGCAGGCCGGAACAGGAAGGGTGATGGAGGGGTGGTGACTGTCAAGAATGCCACAGAAGGGGAGAGTGGAGATGGAGATGCCAGTGAGCATTTGGTGGGGGTCCTGGGAGCGACTGCCACCTCTGCCCAGGTGCGCTGGGTCCTGGGCCGGGCCACTGGGCCGTACCTGGTGTGGATGTACCAGATCCAGTACAACTGCACTGCAGACGACGCCCTGGTGTACAG GATTCTGCCTCCAACAAGCAACGCTTTCCTGCTAAAGAACCTTGTGTCTGGAGCCGACTACAGCCTTTGTGTCCTGGCCATCTTTGACGACGGGCTGTCCACCCTGGCCACCACCAAGGTCCTGGGCTGCACCCAGTTCAGCACCAAGGAGGACTTCCCAGAGTGCCGTTCCCTGCAGGCGCACTTCCTGGGCGGCACACTGACAATCATGGTGGGCGGGGTCATCGTGGTGATGCTGCTGGTGTTCACCGTGGCGATGATGGTGAGGCACCGCGTCTGTGGAGACTGCAGAGACGAGGGTCACTACCCTGCCCATCACCATGACAACTTCCTGCCCTCCAAGGGAGAAGTGGACGTTTACGCTCAGACCAATGGGAACGGGAGAGTGATGATGGTGGCTCTGCCCAAAGGCATTCTTGGCCAAAAGGCTAAGCCCCTGCCATCGAAAACCAAACCCCAAGCCAAGAACAAGCCCAGGACAACGCTTGACTCTGATCAGCTCAGTGGAGAGAGAAAGGCTGAGGAGCTGGGCGTGAGGGGGAAAAGATTCCCCCCTTTCACccctgagagtgagagagtgacacTGTACTACTCCCCTGCCAACACCTCCCAGACCTTACCCCATCCCAGAGCTCACAAGGCCCGGAGACACTCAGGCAAGCTCAAGCTGCGCCGctctgaggagagggagaaagacttGGACAAAATGGTGGGCTCCAGATGCAGCCTGGACTCTGGGGCCCAAGGGGAGGAGGGGCGGTTGGATGACTGGAGGGGCGATCGTCCGCCACTCGGGAGGACACGCAGCTGCTCCTTTGATGTGGGCGAGATCGCCACAACAACCTGCTACAGCTATGCCAAGCGACTGAGTGTGATATGGACCAGGAGGAGCCAGTCGGTGCACGGCATGCTGGTCCAGTGCGCCTCAACGGCCAGTTCAGCGAGCAGCATGGGCAGCGACCAACAGCCCCCTGCCCTCACACATGGCTACCTGCACGCCTTCAACACCTCCAACTCTAACTCTAACACCAGAGTGGCTGCCAAAGCTGGAGACCTGGAGGAGAGTGTTGTgtag